CATTTAAAGACCTTGCAATGTTGTTCTTAGCACCAAAGTCCATCAATGCAACTTTTGGTCCATTGCCTTCTAAGACATATTTTTCACTGCAAGTTACTTTGGAAACTACATCTCCTACTTTGTATGCATGAAGTTTCGGAAGTACCTCATCCAGATTGTAATTTTCATTCGTTGTGATCATACCATTCATTGTACCCTTTTCGCGGAGGATTTTGGTAAGTGCTCTGGTATCAATTCCTGCAATTCCCGGAATATCCTGTTCTTTCAGGAAATCCTGAATTGTACCTTCACAACGGAAGTTGCTTGGCATTCTGGACAATTCTCTTACAATATAACCATCCGGCCACGCCTTCTTGGACTCCATATCCGGTGTAATACCATAGTTTCCGATCAGCGGATATGTCATGACAACGGCCTGTCCGGCGTAAGAAGGGTCTGTCAGCACCTCTAAGTATCCAGTCATTGAAGTATTGAATACAATCTCACTAATCATATCTTTTGTTGAGCCGATGCTTGTGCCTTCAAACACAGTTCCGTCTTCTAAAATTAGAAACGCTTTCATATGTTCACCTTATCCCTTCGTAATACTCTTTTATTCTCAAAAAAGGGGCACTCTTGGAGTCTTTTCAATTCCAGAGCGCCCACACTTTCTCAAATTGTAAAAAGTTTACCATATCTGGTTACAGATTTCAATACCTATTTTTTATGTTTATTTTAAAGTGTAATTTTTTTAAAAAAGAGTTGCTTTTATTCAAAAATTTGATATAATATAATTCGTGACTGCGAAAGCAGCACGAATGCTGGAATAGCTCAGTCGGTAGAGCACTTCACTCGTAATGAAGGGGTCGTCGGTTCAAGTCCGATTTCCAGCTTAGTGAT
The sequence above is drawn from the Coprococcus comes ATCC 27758 genome and encodes:
- a CDS encoding carbamoyl phosphate synthase small subunit, encoding MKAFLILEDGTVFEGTSIGSTKDMISEIVFNTSMTGYLEVLTDPSYAGQAVVMTYPLIGNYGITPDMESKKAWPDGYIVRELSRMPSNFRCEGTIQDFLKEQDIPGIAGIDTRALTKILREKGTMNGMITTNENYNLDEVLPKLHAYKVGDVVSKVTCSEKYVLEGNGPKVALMDFGAKNNIARSLNDRGCEVTVYPANTPAEEIISANPDGIMLSNGPGDPADCTSIIKEIRKLYDSDIPIFAICLGHQLMALANGGKTYKLKYGHRGGNHPVKDLQTGRVYISSQNHGYAVDADSIPESVAVPAFVNVNDNTNEGMSYVGKNIFTVQFHPEACPGPQDSGYLFDRFMDMMGGTK